A DNA window from Arachis hypogaea cultivar Tifrunner chromosome 18, arahy.Tifrunner.gnm2.J5K5, whole genome shotgun sequence contains the following coding sequences:
- the LOC140181587 gene encoding nuclear-pore anchor-like: protein MELEPKFSKERLDSFMKEFEHEKAEANRILARNVEFSQLIADYQRKLCESSESLNAAEELSRRLTMELSVLKLENKVLSNAEKRASDEVHSLSERV from the exons ATGGAACTCGAGCCAAAGTTTTCTAAAGAGAGACTTGATAGTTTTATGAAAGAGTTTGAACACGAG AAAGCTGAAGCAAATAGAATTTTAGCAAGGAATGTAGAATTTTCTCAACTTATTGCTGACTACCAACGAAAATTATGTGAAAGTTCTGAGTCATTGAATGCTGCTGAGGAGCTTTCAAGGAGACTTACGATGGAG TTATCTGTTTTGAAGCTTGAAAATAAAGTATTATCAAATGCAGAAAAGCGAGCATCTGATGAGGTTCATAGTTTATCTGAAAGGGTGTAG